The Sulfurimonas sp. genome includes the window CGGCTTTTAACTCTTCATATATCTCTTCTGCGTAAAGTCCACTAAATCTTTTTGAATAGTGTGCGAGGTCTGGTCGATGAAGTCCATTTTCAACAAGCATATCATTTATCGCGTAGTCAGTGGAGAGTTGCCAAAGCCATCCACTTCTGTTACTTTTACGATATTCGTGAGCCAAAGATGCGTGCATCGCACCATTTGCAAAAACAAATTCCATCTCATTTATTGTTAATGACTCTAAATAATCACTATTATATTCAAGCGAGATGCCATCACTTTTAAAAGTTTGTATATCATCATTAGAAATAAGCTTTAAGCGTGAAGCAACAGTTCCAAAAAATGGATACTCAACTAAGAGTTTAGCTTTTGCTTGAGATATTTTTTTTTGTATGTTTAACATATAAAATTATATCAGTTTATACTTACTAAAATAAGTCGAGAAAATTTATTAGTTTCAAAGTTTTGTTATCCGTTTAATATATCAAATATTTCTACGGATGGTGTTTTTAAAATATTCATACCTGCATAATTGATTTAAAGTAAAATTTTTTAGGCTGAAAAGTGCTTGAAACTACTGTATAGTAATGGTTAAAAAGGTTTTATTTACAATGAGCTGTAAAAAAATGCAAAAATCTGTCCACACTGTACATCAAAAAAGACTAAAAAAAATGGTGAATTAGGTGGAATTCAGAGATATAAATGCTCAAGTTGTAATAGTTATTTTTCATCAAAAAGACGACCAGATAAATTACAAGAAATTATTTTTAAAAAGTATATTTATAAGAGACAAACACTAAGTGATTTAGCAGAGGAATATAAGAAAAGTTCTCGATGGGTTCAGAAGCAAATATTTGAATATGAACCAAATATAAAATATCATAAACCTAGAGCGATAGTTCTTATCTGTGATGCTACTTTTTATGGCAAACGCAAAGATAAACTTGGAACGCTAGTTTTTAAAGATGACATTACCAAAGAGATACTTTTATCCAAACATATTCAAAGTGAACTATCAGCTGACTATAAACTATTACTCAATCAACTTTTAGAGCTTGGCTATACAGTTCTATCAGTCACAATAGATGGCAAAAGAGGCTTACAAAAGGTTTTTAAAGACTTTCCACTACAAATGTGTCACTTCCATCAGGCAAAGACTGTGAGAAGATATATAACTAAAAGACCAAGACTACAAGCTGGAAAAGATTTGAAGAAAATCATGTATCGACTCACTCAAACTAATGAAAAAAAATTTACTAAAAAGCTTGATGAATGGTATGAAACATATAAAAATTTTATAGAAGAAAAAAGTATCAATAATGATACTGGTAAATCATATTACACTCATCAAAAAGTTAGAGCTGCATATAGAAGTTTAAGAGCTAATCTTTCATATCTTTTTACAAGAAATAAATATAAAAATTTCAAGATTCCAAACACAACAAATACTCTCGATGGTGGAACTTTTTCTCCATTGAAAATACTCATTAAAATCCACAGAGGATTAAGCAAAAGCTTGAAGTTAAAAATGGTTGATGATTATTTATTAAACTATAAGAAAAAATAATTATTCAGCCTAAAAAAATTTACTTTAAATCACAATACTTAAAGTTTCGCAATAGTTTTTTAGCTCTGGCATTTTTAATTGTTCTATTTTCATTTATAAATTCCTTTGACTATTGTAATAGTAGCAAGTTGATGTTCTACTTTCATTTAGCAAATATTTCTTTTTAATATTTATGAACTACGCCAAAAGATAAGCAAACTGTTTAACCCACTCTTTAAAAACTATTGAATGTTCCATTTTTACACCGTTTCTCTGCAAGTCTTGAACACACATAACAGCAAATTCACTCTTTAGTTTTAGGGTGTATTTTAGTAGGTTATCTAGTTTTTCTTCAGAGTTATCTTTAAGTAGTCCACTAACTAGACCTACACTTAGAGCGTAGAGAACATCAACCTCATCAGAATATTCACCTTCACCTGTGTTTAAAATATTTTCTATATTTGGAAGTTTAGTCATAACTTTTACAAACTGTAAAAAGCCAACTGCGACATCTTTACCAACCGCACCACTAATTGCATCTACGAGCAGCTCAGCATCTATAGTACTTTTTAGTATAGCATCTACATACTCCCAACTTCTTGGAGTTGCAAAACTTTTAGTGTCACTCGCAGCATCAAAGGTAAATAGATGCTCATTTTTGTATGCTATATAAGCTATAATTTTTTCATTTATTCCCTGTTCATACGCCCAATCTCTCCACTCACTAGCATCAACTTCCATCTCAAAATGAACAAACCTATTTGCTAAAGGAGCGGGCATTCTATATGTCACTCCTCTATCACTTTCACGATTTCCTGCAGCAATTATTGCCCAACCAGAGGGAAGACAATATTCACCAACTTTTCTATCTAAAATTAGTTGATATGCAGATGCTTGAACACTTGGAGCTGCTGTATTTAACTCATCTAAAAATAAAATACCTTTTCCATCTTTTGGTAAAAAAGCTGGTGGCGCCCAAAGTGCAGTATGTGAGTCCTTGTCATAAAATGGGATACCTTTAAGGTCTGTTGGATCCATAAGAGCGAGTCTTAAGTCTATAAATTCCATACCCTTTGATTGTGCTATTTGCTTAATTATTGAAGATTTACCAACTCCTGGCGCTCCCCATAAAAAACTTGGAACTTTTTGCTCTATGAGAGCGGAAATTGAACTTATTAACTTTGAGGCTTTCATTAGACTAACCATCCTAAATTTTCACTTTGTATATGTTTTCCATATCCAGCATTTGTTTTTACACTTCTTTCATACCTAGCATCTAGTTGAAGCTGATACAAAATATCTATGGGTGTGTTTTCATTTTTAGCTAAAGAAGCATGATTTTTTTCATCTTGATACGCAACTTGTAATATCTCTTGTGGTGTTGAAGTATTTTCATATAAGGCACTTATTATTTTCTCATCAT containing:
- a CDS encoding IS256 family transposase, variant Zn-binding type, translating into MCPHCTSKKTKKNGELGGIQRYKCSSCNSYFSSKRRPDKLQEIIFKKYIYKRQTLSDLAEEYKKSSRWVQKQIFEYEPNIKYHKPRAIVLICDATFYGKRKDKLGTLVFKDDITKEILLSKHIQSELSADYKLLLNQLLELGYTVLSVTIDGKRGLQKVFKDFPLQMCHFHQAKTVRRYITKRPRLQAGKDLKKIMYRLTQTNEKKFTKKLDEWYETYKNFIEEKSINNDTGKSYYTHQKVRAAYRSLRANLSYLFTRNKYKNFKIPNTTNTLDGGTFSPLKILIKIHRGLSKSLKLKMVDDYLLNYKKK
- a CDS encoding MoxR family ATPase, with the protein product MKASKLISSISALIEQKVPSFLWGAPGVGKSSIIKQIAQSKGMEFIDLRLALMDPTDLKGIPFYDKDSHTALWAPPAFLPKDGKGILFLDELNTAAPSVQASAYQLILDRKVGEYCLPSGWAIIAAGNRESDRGVTYRMPAPLANRFVHFEMEVDASEWRDWAYEQGINEKIIAYIAYKNEHLFTFDAASDTKSFATPRSWEYVDAILKSTIDAELLVDAISGAVGKDVAVGFLQFVKVMTKLPNIENILNTGEGEYSDEVDVLYALSVGLVSGLLKDNSEEKLDNLLKYTLKLKSEFAVMCVQDLQRNGVKMEHSIVFKEWVKQFAYLLA